The DNA window caataatttcattaattgtttGCTCATTACTGATGAGATTCCTAGCAAGGCctttaagttttgtttttataaggCTTACGGCTGTTGTCTCATGAGCGCCCTTTAAGCTGTCTAATAGACCTAGAGCGTCTAAGAAGCTTTGCAGATTTTCATGCCtaccatcaaactctggtatcagagatgTGGCTAGCCTGATGAATTCTGTTACTGTCTGAGCCATTTCGGAAATTGTTATTGGTTCAGGCTTAAATTCGATTTGATCGCTTTCCtctagtgtttcaatgtcactatCGGATTCAGCGTCGCCTGTTTGAATAGATTCATCTAGCCCTTTGAACTGGTCAGGATCGAATTCCACCAATTGATCTAGGCTTTCTGGCACGTTAATTGCAATATGTCTCctgtttttgatattatttaatcttgtaTTAAGGGATTTTATTACCCTTAGACATTTGTTGCAGTGCTCAGGTGTGAATctatttttatagttatttactaaagtaactatattattatattcgcCTACTACAATTTCTGTGTGGCTTTTTAGGGTCTCTGGTTTAATTACTGCATCTCTATTAATGCATTTGTAAGATTTGTCAAATCTATAGCGAAAGTCGTCAATGCGTTtcgctatttcgctccattccattcttaGATTGTAGCTTCTTgatcatttctttttttttttttaaaccagATCTAGATGGTTGGCCCTGCTGAcatatcttttttttataattttattatgcttAACATAAAGTGTAAGCAAAAATTGTAGAACTAGAACTACTGTTATAATTAGTAGTAAAAGTCGCAAGGATTCAATATCTTCCCTATGATCGATTATTTTTACCTCATTTACTACATTGGCAGTGTTGTCACTTGCCTCCTTGCTAGAGCTAAACCATcccattttaaattatatattcaatGGAACCcttcattaaaagaaaaaaaaaaaaattagatatTCTATTTCTTCTAcgaaatcaatgaaaataaaattaaaattttctcttttttttttttattttacgcTTGTCATTGTaccaaaacctttttttttttttgagtgtgaAAAAGTTAGTGTGTGAGTTAATGTGGTTGGCTTACagatttaattacaaattttttaaaaaaaaattaaaaatccaacCACATTTGTTAGTAAAAGCCTAACAGAGATTAGtatttttcaagcagcggtttcccgcaTCGGCTTGAATTTAGAAGTTaaaaactaaggcaaattggggcattggcaaaattttgcagcccgtttgcgttaTTTCGCACCTTGCGAAACTTGGAAACTTGTCTTCTTGGATgcgctctttgtagcgttttTCGGCTGCCTTGTTTAGGCAAATTGGGGCATTGGCAAAAtttgcagcccgtttgcgttaCTTCGCACCAGTGCGaagtttttcttcaatttgttccaaacgctctttgtagcgttgccgGTTCTCTTCATCTTTGGCGAGCTGGGTCATTTCTTTGACCAGCCGCCGTTGTTGGAGAAGCTTGACCCGACGGCCActtcttttatgttttttaattattttcttttgctgtCGAGCCCgatactcagctattgtgagtgggcgtggtccgtCTGTTGGGTTTTCTAAAGCTTCTTTTAATGTTGGCGGATCTTTCTGCCTTTTTGGCTCCGCTTTTTCGAATTCTGGCTCATCCGCCATTCATTTACacggtatttttttttacacattaAATCACTTCGGTCCGGGTTCTCTTCCGGAttgtacaaattattaatttgccGTTTATGATGTAGACGGCTGTGGCGGAGGTCTTCCCCTTCCGGGTGGTGCGCTGCATACACTGCCAGAAATCAAAATTTCACTCACAGTTTGGTTCTTTaagtcacggtcgccatgtaattaatatattatcgccatgtaattaatataatatatctttgtcaaaaagagagagagcgatcCGGTCACTTCATGgttctttatttgaatgaatCTTCTGAGCTGATTTTGGGTTCAGCTAACCCGCACATATATTGCTTATCtctatatatttctgaattgcatttatacatatacatatgtatgcagaaggcatgcatatgtttatgtatggcttgaccacttgagctgcaaagtgcatgctcagcattcccaggctccgcgatcggcttatgtataagcgttcgATCATATTTCTTGGGCGCTGGAATGCttatattattgttgttggtcaTTTTGGGTATTTGTATGTCTTTATTTAGTCTGGCACAATGTGACTATGTACAAACGTTAAGACATACCCATTCTTTGATATATGGaagggtagatatgctacagtgggccttctattaggcgtttgctacattcaatagaaaaaaaaactagtgttgtcccagtaatttagtaaaaatcttagttgctttacaaaagtatttttttttataatgcctaactttgaatagagatttaaagtgattgcagcagattgcatcaaTGAAATATACCTCAtgttgtagcttatttaattcttgttcagattattgtaattttaaaaaccacttttaccgattttgggagaatttatagattttagacttaaccctacttttccaaattcagagtaatctcatgctaaacgggagttaaacaaggcggttgctgaattgttttgttattttaattagtactattgttgttaaattctataaaataattaagtatataaactctatcacgaaatcagttctttttgctgagattagaaaaagcatacaaaatgagagaaagcctttacgaaagttaataatataaatataagggactgtgccacgcccccagtttTTAGGGTAAGTTTAGATATGGTCTAgtgcaaattaatgcaaaaaaaaaaattaaatatctttattcgttttggagttataaattacaaaaaatagaaagggcggtgccacgcccacaatttttggtaccataaaagatatggactagtgtaaccccatacaaaaaacaccaattgaatatctctccccgttctggagttattaatttaggccagaaaaagtggtcaaatttcccatagtgctATGTGGTTGTGATATTTCAGACCGGACCCATACATAAACACACAACTAATAATTCACAAAAGTCCTTTCCCACAACATtccaataaaaaccaaaaaacctCAAACAGCAAATTTTAGAGGAAATACATACCCTCAAATACAACAGCCCTCCACATCTATTAATACTAACTTCCCAATTACTAAATGACTGAGACCGTCGAGCAGGgaacaaatttgtttattgaCTAATTGAGATTTCAAGACGCGCACGAATACAAACAATTTCAACTCTAGTTGCGCTTgggtaaaaaataaataaatcaccCGTAACCCAAAAGACTACACTTTAACCCAAATTAGGCAGTAGtaacataattgaaagttcaagaagtttcaaaagaaaagcttctggtCGAGGTTGATTGGATCAGGAATTGGAATGGAGAAGCAGACTGTTTCGAGATgggatcgagaacgatctaagataaaatccgataatagtgtcttgtaagGCTCAGCTAAAAATCGCTGCATTATGCATTAGTTAAGttagtaattaaaatttatttttgcgtaTAAAATAATTGGTTTCAGATATCTCTGAAAATAATTTGGCAGAGTAAAGAACGAAAAATctgaaataaaagtaaaaacctgcgaaaagaaaaaaaaagtgaagtgaaacataacaaacaaaataaataaataagtaaatataagccccccaaaataaaatgaattaaataaaatgtgtgcGCTGAATATCggttaaaacaaaacaacggCAATAGCTACTAAGGCTTTAGGCATAagttaattaataacaattccTACTGTgtagtatatgtatgtgtaatTAGAGTTTAAcgataaatttaatatttataaattccttCCTCCCAGCGCTTTTGGCAGTGTATGCCCATcattatgcaaaatatttccTTGTTATAGGAAAACAGTTTTGTTATGATGGCATGCACTGAcagaaatcatttttaaatcattgttttcctttggaagtgaaattaatttgtgtAGTTCTTTGAGCATCTATaacgaaaaattaaaattaatattataaaattatttgtgaatatttacaaataaattacaattctTAGAAATAATTCAGGTATGCACGCTTATATTGAATTTTCATATATTatggttatttttaatgaatttactTCACCTTCTAATTTTCCACAGCGGAGTTTTTAATTCGTATGCATATAATACgccaattaaaagaaaataaaaatgaataaattaacATTATAAGAAACTGAataatttctaattaaaacaagagagaacgctatagtcgagttcctcagttagtggaagtgGGAAAGGAGGATCTTCAACACTAATAgtctttggcggtttgtgggcgttagagtgggcgtggcaaatccatagaaatttacaagactaatacaaaaatgaaaaaatatcaaaacatttttcaaaagtgtgggcgtggcagctttgggcggttggtgggcgtggcaaaaatttttttgccaaatcgatagaaatttacaaaaccaatacaaaaataaaaaaaatatcaaaacatttttcaaaagtgtgggcgtggcagttttaggcggtttgtgggcgttagagtgggcgtggcaacataaatcgacaaacttgcgctgcgtctatgtcgcagagtcaagttccccgactatctgattcccgttactcagctagggCTCTGCGTCTAAGTCCCTGGagtcttaactttctagcttttgtagttcctgagatctcatacggacggacagacaggcggacagacgggcggacagacggacggacagacggacatggccagatcgactcggctattgataatgatcagaaatatatacactttatatggtcgaaaacgcttccttctgcctgttacatacttttctaCAAATCTAGTACACCcttatactctacgagtaacgggtataaaggAAGGAAGAAAAAGGAAGctaaatacaacaaattttgAAGGAAAATATTCAGGACAACTGAACTGAAAGAAGACTACAACGGAAAGTATCGTGaacagaataaaataatattaagtcCTTTAAAACAATGTAATAAAACAAGATTAGAATGCAGGGAATATTATAAAGcctgaaattaaaaattaaattgtgatttttcaatagctgttgcgaataacaaatagccgaatattttccgatactgtttattttgtttattaaactGGCAGCTAGGGCTTACCAAGAACTATATCAAaatcacaagttgagtctttgccgaaaaacgaagaagtgacaattggcgggacagacaaccgaaatgcagcgcccgagcttaatgtaggtagataacaaagagagagagagggtgcgatgcactatgggcatcgcaactgctattattgactatttcggcttacaatattaagcGATCCTTAGGAAGGTCCGCCATCATGTGCTCTATCACTCGCGGtttaatccgaaaacatctgatgcatctgttcacggccttggtaaccaTCTTTCTcccccaataggccaatattgggatcgaatttCACCCAaaagagctcgaggtccggcatgaagattggtttcatggtaatgcgaaataatcgTCAGTgtcaccggatgggaccttggaaggatttttGGGTGGtggccatcaaagtccaatgacgaattccggaggcgaccgcctactctaagaagtcctAATTGATTcaggaacggcgaaagcgaggatatgggactagacgaggaaactcttcccagcgtttttagggactgcatgtcctcccattaatgcgcgcgctgcaccaaacacagcatcatctgagtaccctcttgaatgtgtgcaacggtgagcccaggatgacgaattccactacaaaatttgtaaatgtatgcaaacactcgcTGCAGTGAGAGGcaagaatttgcaaattttggAGCTAGCAACTACATCCACGTACAGCGACTTTacgatgaacacacttcgacgaagctcaagcaccggtttgtcaggacaaacagctgttggccaatctctttTAGGCTCCATAAGATAGGCGGGTCCATGCGCCCAGAGTGACGACACTCAATCTACCTCCTCCTTcgtggcttgaactattgggccgggactgttttcctcgctggctgaagaaggaacgcgtgaagctattaagaCGACACCGCAcgggcgcgcgcagcctccagacacaacgtgcacgttttctggaatcttccagtccccaatgtccacacttaagcttggctggcgatccgtgatattgggagcgataactgctgttatgctcgttgagaaactcgaagtgacagaccgcatcgcaatttctaccgagaatccatcagtcgcgaaattggaatccccgataccagtgacggagccagacgacatcgacctcttaagttgcagttgatttgcaaaccgagaggtgaccaagtgcagttgataatctaacaaggccctgcagggaacgaacagtcccgaccgattctgcactagaacggttgcagtggctagcagcacaaggtcactaccgagatcctgggcaattagcgtagaagaagtcgaaagcggggcTGAAGGCTtagtgtgggagcttgaagacaccggaacatgtggctgcgaggaaggcggaccatctagatggagcagcgtatgatgcctgattccacaggtgcggcagcggctcgagctgcattgccgtagctgatgacctgcctttacGTGGTTTAGGCAAAGTACTAGTatctttgcctcgcgcagacgatctactggcgctaagtctctaaattgcgggcaataatatatggcatgctctgcactatggcacagcatgcaaccaatagaattttgggtggtagcaactagcgtcgaacgatttctgcccacctgaacgcctggcgcatgggttgccatggcgcaatccacggcctccaaagtcctacatcgctgctccaggaatgcagccattGATTCCCACGGCGGAATAAGGTTGACAAggaccggatcctccaagcgctcctcccacttagcttggctcgcggcatccagcttttgcagcaacACTTGCACTAGGATGCAGCCAGCGATgtgctcagtggtgcccaaacccttcaacgcacgaatgtgcgcgttaaacttgtccgacaattcccgaagcgatgccactaCTACCTTTAGACCCAGAATAtcggtgatgtgcgcctgaaagacgagacgccgattatcaaacctttttttgaagcaactctaaagccgcttcgtaattaccgtttgagatctccaatgatcggatagtttccagcgccgaatccctcaaacatgaccgcagatgctgaaatttctcaatgttaAAGAGGTGCGGATGACTatcgattatgctcgtgaacacggaaTAAGaatccgcccagtttgcgtagcctccgccaaacgttggcagctgcacaggcggcaacggcatcggcctcggCCGCGGCTGATGACCGGTGGTAGGGCACAACACCTTCCCCAGGCTAcgagtgcggcgcgaaatgcacattgcgattggctatttccgcgcgcaaactagccttgaattctacgatgaattcatcgaaactctcgctcatttcagtgccaatttcgtcgaaatctaattcctccagttctgtatgcagaacattgaaggcactttgcagctcatcaatctgctccagcctcactgTAAGAGTTGGTTCGTCGTaaccgcttagcgtctcattgACAGCGACGTTTATAGCCTCTGCATCCTGCTGAACAACGCATTGACTTTgtgctttaaaaaggtcaccctgtttttgtcactttcagcgggcatagcaacaaatcgctttaaatTCGGTTTAGCGGGAGGATGAGCACAAAACAAATGCTGAAAATGCAaacggagtcaatgcacgtaacggGGCGGCTGCACTTcatatatgtagcaatgtatgtatgtatataatcctagctcgcttaaacacagccactatcacatatatcaccactcacttgtccaaccgattgcgttttaatatattgatatatttatttataaacgggataagtgcattaattaatgcatacATATTTACGCGAACACGTCGGGGTCAacaaatgtttagctattgagctttttcactagctgttgcgaataacaaatagccgaatattttccgatactgtttattttgtttattatactggcagctagagccgaccaagagctatatcgaaatcacaagttgagtctttgccgaaaaacgaagaagtgacaactggcgggacagacagccaaaatgcagcgcccgagcttaatgtaggtagataacaagaggtagtagataacaaagagagagagagtgcgatgCACTGTGGGCATCATGCTCAAACTATATTGATTCATAAAATCCCAGTACTACATCGTACCTTATAGATTTATAGCGACAaccatttcaaattgaatttttattttttcttttataataaaacataaagtT is part of the Drosophila yakuba strain Tai18E2 chromosome 2R, Prin_Dyak_Tai18E2_2.1, whole genome shotgun sequence genome and encodes:
- the LOC120321074 gene encoding putative uncharacterized protein DDB_G0284213 isoform X2; translation: MEWSEIAKRIDDFRYRFDKSYKCINRDAVIKPETLKSHTEIVVGEYNNIVTLVNNYKNRFTPEHCNKCLRVIKSLNTRLNNIKNRRHIAINVPESLDQLVEFDPDQFKGLDESIQTGDAESDSDIETLEESDQIEFKPEPITISEMAQTVTEFIRLATSLIPEFDGRHENLQSFLDALGLLDSLKGAHETTAVSLIKTKLKGLARNLISNEQTINEIIAQLSTAVKGESVEVISAKLLNLQQKNKTANQYTQEVEKLTKALEGAYISEGISQSIANKYSTTAAVKAMTQNCSIDKVKLIMQAGTFTNMNEAISKFVNSCTEITGQSNTVLHYRRGANNNNRGGRGYNRDRNNYHNYNRGSSYNNNNYNYRGGRRGQNQGRGRVNSNQSNNNNNVRMLQNTSENSQNPLGNNQ